Within the Medicago truncatula cultivar Jemalong A17 chromosome 4, MtrunA17r5.0-ANR, whole genome shotgun sequence genome, the region TCGAGCCACGGAAGTTTCCTTCTGCGAGAGATTTTGAGGGACCTTTAATAGGAGAAAATGCATGTAGAATAACACCCAAGGTGCCTAAAGGAAAaactaaatatcaaaatttacttttaatctaacaactaatttTGGAGTTTAAAGACTATGTACTTGACAGAGTAAACTTTTTTAATTGGTCATCCAATCAGATTTCAATAATGATGACATTGTTATGGTAGTTCATAAAACATCACAACAAATATGTATGCGGTAAGATCTGATTAGATGATTGtgtaaaaatgttttacactttTAGTGCATAGTCTTTAAACTCTTTTAGTATGGATTGCCACTAGCTAGTTTGTGCTTCCtttttagttagttttttaatgtggCTCTGGAAAGCATAGTGCTCCAAGTATAACATGTTACGAAAAAAATGATTCTCAGAAGAAAATCAAAACGGGGGAAGACGATAGAGGTTCCATCCATAACTtaacaaaaccaccaacaaaaGTAAGCTGGGTTTTGTCTAGTCCCGAGGGCTTCTGGAACCCTTTCCTAGATGATTATATTGTACCAGCATCTGAAAAGAGGAAATGGTCCGAAGCATTTTCGATATCCATCAATGAATTCGAAGGAGCTACTAGTGGAGTTTATAGTTGAGGTAATCTTAAACCACATTAAATATGTTTGAATGTAAATTCACTAATTTGATGCTTTCAGAAACACTGATATCACTTGTTACTTGATTTCATCCATCTTTGCAGGATTTAACATGGAGAAGACATGACATATTGTTGACTATGTCCTGTTACTATGTAACTTAGGTCGTAGCATATATGTAAAGTTCGGTTTATTTCACTAGTTATAGTAGTATATTTTGTGTCACGCTTGTTCTAGAAACAATACATTGTTTTTTGGTTGCACAAACCTTCAAGAATCTTATAAGGGATAGGAAAACTGGTGAAGGATTGAAGTTTCAATTCATAGACAAATTTCAGAGACCAGTGCTGATTTAGCATTGTTGGAAAAACTTTTGTACAGAGAGATAAACAAAATATCATGTAGTGTCTTTTATTGTGTGGTTGGTGTTAATATGACTATGTGTCAAGCTGTCATCAGTGTCGTCATGCTTAAAATCCGAAACTAGGACTGTTTATGGTTCGTTTCATGAggaaaatcaaattgaaatgtTGCAACAGTTTTATAAAACTGAACTGAACCGTTAACCGTTTGCTCTGAACCGAATTGATATGAAGGTTGAATGTAGGTTCTGTGGTTTCAAATCGAATAGGAATTATCATCTTTTCCAAAACCGAACTGTACTTTTCTTGTGGAAATCTCCAATGCAAGTGGAAATCATCAATACAAcaagaaatatttattatacattatcTACACTTTCCTTGTGgttatatattaatttgttcTACTCTCACTTGTGGAGTGAAGTTATTATTGTAATTATGAGGTTCTGGTCCAAAATTTGACTTAGAACCTTACACATAACtagatatatattttgtttgaatttcaaTGATTCATTAATATTGCCGTTTTTTAACAAACCATGGTATATGGAAGTTAAGGAATTTTAGACATGTTTTAAAGCTCTAAAGTCCCGTCCCAATCAGAATCCCTCTAAAATGTTATCAAACCCACAATCTTACATTCCTtcaattttaactaaaaatctTTGTTAGTAAACAATATATCGTGTGCCAATTCAATGAAAACTAAatcttgtttatttttattttgtactcTTAAGCTACCTTCATATATAATTGAAGTCAAGAAAGTATTCAATAGGTATCTTGCATAACAAGTTAACAACTTTCACATAACAAAACACCTTACTTCAACAAAGACTACTACTATTTTACTATTGAAAACGTTATTTTAAGTAAAGAAACGAAAAAGGCTTCAGAAAATTTAAGAGAACCAAATCACACCCTCCAGCAGAAGAAGAAATCAGGCTTCCATTCTGAGACTGCAGGAATATGACTAGCCTCACCTCACCATCTCATCCAATGTCTTGTAAAGTTGTAATTTACCAAAGTTGCATTTCAATCTTCAACTGATTATTTAGTAATGCAACTATGGAGAATAATGTCTTACAGCAAGAATTTAGTAAGTATAACACAAGAATTTTATCCAATTCAGGgcaaaactaattaaaatttatttgcaTTATACAAGTTAAATCTCAAAAATATTAACTTACGCAATTATTATGCACAGACTTATAAACAATAAGTAATTTCTTTCAGAAGTAAATCTCAACAAAAAAGCATCTTACATTTCAGGGTTCATTCAAGAAGGCATCCATGACTCGAGAAGAATTTCCTATTTTCGTCACTCAAAGGAAAATCAGGTGGAGCTGCTATCTTTCTCAAGGATGGCCTTAAAAGTACCATCGAGACAACAACCTTAGCATTCACTTCATGACAACGATACAAATTTTATAGAGTGCTTCATCGTCAACCCTTGTATATGACAAGTTCAACACCTCCAGTTTAAGAACTTCAAAGTTCATTCCTCGCAGCTTCATTATTGAACACTGGGCTAAGTTCAAATGTCTAATTTTAGAAAATCTCCTTAAAACTTGACAAATACCTTCTTCAGATATGTTAATGCAACTGCTCAAATCAAGCAGTTGCAAATTGGGAAAATTGGAAGCAAACATTATGATCTTTGTATCTTGTAACACATAATTGTTAGCCAAACGTAGACACTTGATTTGAGGGTTTACAACACAATTCCCTACTCTTTCATATGCAATATTTGCGCATGCCATTACGATCTCATTAAGTAAAGGACACTTCTCATTGAGTGCAAACAAGGCTGATTCTGTGAGCATACTACATTCACTAAGGTTTATAGAAACCAAATCACCAAGAAACGAAGTCAACAAGGCAACATGGCGATCTTTCAAAAAATCGGCTCTTTTAAGAACCAAATGTTGGATACGTTGACACTTGGATAACAAACTAACTACTCCAATATAACTATAGCCAGTGAAATATGCGAGGTCAAGCCTCCTCAAAGGAGGATTTTCCTTTGCAATAGAGGAGAGCAACTGATCCGAGATACGCCAATAGGACAATTCAAGACAAGTCAAACCCTTCAAACTCACCAATGAGTGAATGAAATGATTAGTAATCAAAATTCCATATTCTTGCGAATGAAAAATAGGTGAAAAGGATAAAGACCTCAATGTTGGTCTCTCACGGAGAGCAGAAGCAACAATGTCAGCATCGGTTATTCCATAACAGTCGAGCATGATGACCTCTTCAAGATGCTTGAAGTtcttaaacaagttgaaaatcAATTTGTTGTATATACTGATAAATTAAATcttaagctattttttttttaaaaaaaaatcttggctCTATCAAAtagaaatcaaatcaaattgtttttttttctttaaaaaaaattaaaaatcatttttttttatgatttgtccACACTTCCGGTAACTAGATATTAGGGTTCTctcttgtaaccaaaaaaaaagatattaggGTTCTCTCGGCTCGTCtcaaaatcctttgaaattctTCAAGCAAAGCTTCATG harbors:
- the LOC25491276 gene encoding SCF E3 ubiquitin ligase complex F-box protein grrA → MLDCYGITDADIVASALRERPTLRSLSFSPIFHSQEYGILITNHFIHSLVSLKGLTCLELSYWRISDQLLSSIAKENPPLRRLDLAYFTGYSYIGVVSLLSKCQRIQHLVLKRADFLKDRHVALLTSFLGDLVSINLSECSMLTESALFALNEKCPLLNEIVMACANIAYERVGNCVVNPQIKCLRLANNYVLQDTKIIMFASNFPNLQLLDLSSCINISEEGICQVLRRFSKIRHLNLAQCSIMKLRGMNFEVLKLEVLNLSYTRVDDEALYKICIVVMK